A single window of Trichocoleus sp. FACHB-46 DNA harbors:
- the rppA gene encoding two-component system response regulator RppA: MRVLLVEDEVDLGKAIQRVLNREKYVVDWVQDGTAAWEYLNTEWIEYTLAIFDWMLPGLSGVELCQRLRTQQKSLPVLLLTAKDRMEDKVTGLDAGADDYLVKPFGMAELLARMRALQRRSPQLQPSQLQVGHLVLDYGTHQVFLQVASGETAAIALTAKEFQTLEYFMKHPNQVVTSQQLMDQLWEVGAEPTSNVVAAQIRLLRRKLADAGCDGLIETVHGLGYRLHAHAAK, translated from the coding sequence ATGCGAGTTCTACTGGTAGAGGATGAAGTTGATCTCGGCAAAGCGATTCAGCGCGTCTTAAACCGAGAAAAATATGTAGTGGATTGGGTGCAAGATGGCACCGCCGCTTGGGAGTATCTAAACACTGAATGGATTGAGTATACGCTGGCGATCTTCGACTGGATGCTTCCCGGCTTATCTGGTGTGGAACTCTGCCAGCGACTCCGCACCCAGCAAAAATCTCTCCCTGTTTTGCTGCTGACAGCTAAAGACCGCATGGAAGATAAAGTCACAGGCTTAGATGCGGGGGCCGATGATTATCTCGTCAAACCGTTCGGGATGGCAGAACTTCTGGCCCGGATGCGAGCCTTACAGCGGCGATCGCCCCAACTGCAACCGTCGCAACTACAGGTGGGACATCTAGTGCTAGATTACGGCACCCACCAAGTTTTCCTCCAGGTTGCAAGTGGGGAGACAGCGGCGATCGCCCTGACAGCTAAGGAGTTTCAGACCCTGGAGTATTTCATGAAACATCCCAACCAAGTGGTCACCAGCCAACAGTTGATGGATCAGCTTTGGGAGGTGGGAGCGGAACCAACTAGCAATGTGGTAGCAGCGCAAATTCGTCTGCTCCGACGCAAACTGGCTGACGCAGGCTGTGA